The genome window cgatgagtacgacaaCTTGGCAACGCTGCGCGGGTACCCGTTCAGCGGTGCCCGACTGAAGGACTCTGCTACAATTCGACCAGATGCCGCCCTACGAATTACACCGACACAGACGTCTACATCCGTTACCTAAAAGGGGAATCAATGCACATtgcaaagagaaaaatgagaaaggatcTCGAATGTCAGTAGTTTTTGGAGAGTTAACTTAATTTAAACCTCATCTCGGtcacacatatacatataacttgtataaaaaaaacatacatataacTTGTATAAAAAAGTTTATTCGTTATGTCAATTTATCCATGTTAAAATTTGTTGAATGCATGCCTGAGGTACGTTAGTGAAGCGTAAGATTTTATAATATTAATTTATACAGCTCTAGTCTTGATtgaacaataaactatcaatcaatcaatcataatgTGAAAATAAAAATTGTTATACTTTTATATTTACGGTGTTTGCTTGTGTCCTTGAGTTTTGAGTCACTAgtgaagaaggagataaagaagttgTGGTACCCTAactagccccctaaaacactccgGAAGAAGAAAGAAGCCTTGTGTTCCAGGCCTTGGCTACACCCACTCAGGACACGTCAAATTTACGTCCTGTGTCCCTGCAGGCTCTGGCCAACTGCTCTCTCTCCTAACACACGACACGGCAGGACACTTGGAAAGCGGATGCCTTCAGCCAGTATAACAACCTCTTCAGCTGTAAGCAATCATATTAAACCTGCAAAATAAGCATGTGAACTCTGCCGGTCACTTCATCAACGTGTGGTTCCAAGGTAGATACGAGAATAACAGTTATCCACTCTATAGTAatccgcgggcccaggttcgaatcccggcctggtaGTCAGCGAGCAGCTCCCCTAGTTCTTCAACCCCCCATTCAGGCTGGTGGATAAATAATCTGTGGTAACCCGGGggcgtatttcccttctctgtacgggtacGTGACGCCCACTCTTGCTAACATAGgaagactgcaagaggcctaatgcAGTGCAATAACTAATAACTTCCAGAAAAATTGAGGAAACTTCAATATAATCAAGTAAAACGTTGATGAACACAGTCTGgcacattgcattttggcagcAGGGGgtcaggcaaggttaggttagatataaTTATCTTCAAAGATTTGTTTTTTGATGAGCTGATATCTCATTTTCTACTTAGCCAGCtgggtaatactttataagaagtctgcctcccccttcgccactctagccccccctaccccccaagacaagcctggggagctgtggggaaccggggtttgggggggaagccaaaatcactgaaaaatgggcttctaaaattccctagaaaaatccctaaatgaaggaaaattccctagtttcgaaagtaaggaaagtcccaactttataacctaacagcccccctcgcccccctgctaaccaaggggggtgcagccccccttggacccccccacatgtatgatgcgccggaaaatctttttttttcggtggggagcatatttaaactactccaaccgaactttgcgacctgctaacgagggggcttcgtCCCCCTCGACCCTCCTTCTAACtaagggggggctgcgcccccctggacccccccccgcttctaaaatttccctagaaaaacccctaaattaaggaaaattccctacatggggggtccaggggggatgcaaccccccttggttaggaggggggtgaggggggctgttaggttataaagttagtactttccttactttcaagactagggaattttccttcatttagggaaaTTTTgtaagcccatttttcagtgattttgacttccccccaaaccccggttccccacagttccccaggcttgtcttggggggtagggggggctagagtggcgaagggggaggcggacttcctATAAAGTATTACCACCAGCTGATCTTCTATTGTCATACATGTCTTTTATTAACCTTTAAACCTCCCCCAAAACAGGAGAGAGTGTAGAGATCAACACAATTgtgaaaatagccataaaatgtGTGTGGGAACCTGCATGGCCACTTGGGGTGGGGTAACCCATTGCGTCCTGTAGTAGCTAAAACCTGCTGCTTACCACAGCTAATATCCAATAGGGTCTTACTTATGGGAGGGATTTACCCCCTTTTCCCCCACCTCAGGATTACTAAAAGACAGAATCTCGACATGAACCTCATAATTTGAGAGTTGGGGGCAAGGGGTCTTTGGTCCCCTTGACCCCTCTTTTTCACATTTCATTGCATTGGGCTACTCAGCAGGACTTGGCTGCGTGGGTTTCCAGTTCACACACATTACATGGCATTTTTACACCTGTTTTGCTCTATACATTCTTTCCTATGGTTTTCCACAAGATTTGAAGGTTATTAGAAGACATATGCTTACAGAAGATCAGTTGGTTTAGTAAGATTTGATATATATTGGCTTGTCCATAAAACGAATCTTAGCCTAGTTAAGTTAGGTCATGGTATATCAGGTTGACCCGTGCAATGTTTAGTTCGTGCAAGTATGTACCTCTTGAAGAAGTGTTTAGTATGTActtatacttttcctcttttaacccagtagcagtgacgagccaaatttgtggctttaccgcataccagcgatgggccaaagtCTTGCCTTGAcatgaaccccccaaaatagaggatacataaactgatcacaaatgcgttgatacataAGTATAATATAATAGTTTGCAtgagcgatgattttttctcattaaccccttcaatacaagcagacaaaacataacctccatgccatatcctggttttacagactacgtagaatagtccaatgaccatgacgcacatacagcgtctctaggatatggttcgagagatgaaatgactcatatactgcgtcatggtactgaagaggttaattcgcttagaggggcctctAAGAAACATCCCTGCACCTACCGGGTTAGCTAAGTTGCATCCATTTATGTTTGTAGCTTTAATTCATTACTCCAGGAGTACTGAGGAAGGAAACCCATAAAAGCAATGTTTTCATATACATGCCTGGCTGTTGAGAAAATTCATGTTCGTGTAATTCTGTTGCAAAATTTCGAGCATATTTTACAAgtgctttattcctttttctacatATTTGGGTTTACTACttgaaaatataatgaatgaaGCCTACGTATATAGATATTAGACTTCAAACTAATAAAAAATGAGAACTGGTGACTGGAGATAGCATAGTGCCATTCCAGCTTTGCGGTGGCGAAATCTCTGCCTTGTGCTGTCGGCTGTTGCCAATATTTGTTATATAAAGGGATATGTATTTATTCTATTTACTATATACATGAAGAAAGTGTGTAAAAGGAGCACAATAACAGCATACAAAACTATAAATaaatttctgatttttttttatgacatCTTCACCAAGACGGAGAAAATAAGGCATATAAGAATCGCAAGGAAGCAACAATTCGAGTAATCACATGAAGTTAAATATTCACCAACAGATTTGTAATTTTCAGGAGATTTTTTTGAGGAAAATAAAACTAATGCAAAAAACCCATTTCTCTACCCAAAGGAAGACAAACAGCGGCCAACTGGCCAGGCagggattcatagctaggcatgctaatcaTTGCACCATGGATGAGAATAACAAATCCGTTATTCTCATAGAAATCAATATGAATTGGGAGAGTTATTTTTCTGACAACCTTCTTGAcccaagaattaaaaaaaaaaaatatatatatatatatatatatatatatatatatatatatatatatatatatatatatatatatatatatctatatatatatatattaatgcagtatttgtttattttctatagTTACTAAAAGCTTTATATAAAGCAGTTGTTTACATTTTAGGATGTAAAAAACTTGTAATgtgcatttctttctattttcttacaGGTTAACACCAATGCTGCTAATAAATAAAGCAGCACATGCTCCCTTGGCTCACATGAAATTACCTCCTGCAGTGTTTCACATGCACTCTCACACCTCTATTACATTAAGCAGATCCTGTACCATAAGTGCACAGAAAGTGAAAAGTGTGCACATTAGTAGTAATTATATACAAAGTCACTCATTACAAAGCAGAACAGGCACCTGTTTTTATAATCATGCCTCAGGGAAGTATTTATTCACGCAAAACACCACCCTTCAGACACAAAGATCAGGAGTCAGTCTGATACGCTGTTACAGTTTTGCAGCGAGTGATAGGAACCGCACATATGGAGGTTGCTCAAGGAAACTTCTCACACCTACTAAACACCAGTTGCCAGTTACAATCCCGCAGCGACACTTGTCCCTGGCATGGGTGGACAGCCTTGCCCTCAAGCAGGCAGGCTGGTTCAGGGCCTTGGGTGAGTCACAGTTTGTGGCAAGCCTGATGGAGGGGCTGCAGGCTATCCATGATTATTCTCACCTGCCCTGGTGGAGCTCCATTATTCTCTCCACCATCCTGATGCGCGCTGCTCTCACATTCCCTCTGGCTGTGTATCAGGTAAGAACAACTACTGTAAGATGCCACAGGTTATATtgttttgtaaaaaaaaatataatgatttTTTTGGCCAAGTTTTAGGAGGCCAACTTGTATAGGGTGCTATGCTCTTATACAAGGATAAATATTCCCCAGTCAAACATAGCATTGCCTCAGAAGGGGTCAACTTGTACCTCTTATCAATCTTGACATGAATACTATATATGGTGTGTGTTTGCCAGTTTTTACATGGCATCAAGTTAATATTTATATCAGTAAAAGACACAATATACTTGCAAATATTTGGCTGAAGTATAAAAATCTTATGTATTCAAGTAAAAGTGCAATGGACCAAGCAGGTGTGATATCACTTCAGAATTTCACACTGCACCATTAGGGGTCCTTCCTAGTACTCCAGTaaggcttaacccggtagcagcagggatcatgtttcttaatggtccctccaagcgagaaaaattagaaaaaatcacccctcacacaaaccatttcataatgtatatcaaagcatttgtgatcagattatgtatcatctattttggggggggttatatcatggcacaaatttggcccgtcgctgctacaaggtaaagccacaaatttggcccgtcgctgctacaaggtaaagccacaaatttggcccgtcgctgctaccgggttaaagtctTCATAAAGTCTAAAGCAGTAAAGTCATTGCACCTCTTTTGGTCGCAAGGTGTACACGTTTGACTCCCAGCCAAGGAAACTTTTTAGaagtttatttttcctccctccatagcTCATgtatttcctcccctcctccaataACTTGTTACAAGAGTGATAATTATCAagcttttattttacttttttaacaCCTCAGCACATTTATTCAGGATATTATTTTTCCAGTTATGTGTACTATTTGGAAGGATGTGTACAATAACATACTTTAAtaaatacagatatatatattaGATCATTAAGATGTTTTGGAAAGTAAGGCACTTGCCCAACATCCACATTAAATGATGTAGTGCACTATGTAAGGCAACACTACATTAAAATTGTTAACAGTATTAATATGACTTTCATCATGCTGAAGTAGGTAGCTGTATATTCCTTGGGCAAGTGTGATGGCTTGAAGACACTGATAAAGACTCCCAAGGCCTTGAGCCATGGGGGTCCCTTTGGCTTGACACTAAAGTGTCCGCCTTCCATCTTATGGGCTCGGGTTTGATTCCTGGCCTAAATGTTTGGAAAAAGATTTATTCTCCTAAATAGatcaatttctcgtgtgtttcaagaAACAGATGTCATGTGCAATGATGGAAAGTGAATCCCATCACACATGTAAGTAGAGGTGGATATAAGAATGAGGACCAAGTTTTGTAATATCttaaagagagaggcagacagaaagGGTAGGATTGGGAGAGGACTAGAGTGTGAAGCAAACAAGGGAAGAGCATATGGGGCATTAGAAACTAGGACCATTGTGGCTTTACAGTATGTCCTTATAAAAGGATAGAGGGTAAGATTGTGAGAGGACCAGTGTATAGCACCAGTTTATGGATTGGAGGTAAAAGGGAGCACTGTGGTCACCCATTAATGAGAGTATAGAAAAGCTTAGAGGGTGTAATCAATAAACATGCTTCAAGGttagatatatttatttttattttattattactttaggtgctgcctataacAGTCATAGGTTCTCGTAAGGGGCCTCTTGGATGatcccagcctgttagtggcgcgggcaaattttatttataatggctgcTGTGGTATATGACTTGGTTGGCCCGtgctgccccccagtgctccACTTGAATGAAATTGCTGAAGTTTGGGTcaattgaagatctgggcagcatgtgggtaatcttccaccactcagcgagggttgaaaattgtcagtgtgTTTCAGTGAGACTCTAACCTTGGTCCTTGGGCTTACCACGCCTGAACACTGAcctctcagccaccgcctcctcagtTTCATAAGTGCCATGGCCTTCGCAGTACtttataattttatatgtttttgttacAAGCCTTTTCAAAGTACTAAGCTTTCATATTTACAAAACTGAGCAAGATGGAAGAGAATCACTGCAAGTCCGACCCCAAGAATGGGAGAAGATGGacagtaaatgaagaagaaaaagaagaagaaattgggtTTGTCTGAGTAGCATTTCCCTTTTTTAATGTGTTCACCCTTTAATATCTATTCATTTGATTTTCCAGAAGTACATCTTTACAAAACTAGAAAATCTTAAGCCTGAAATGAACCGGTTGGTGAAAGAACTCAAGGGAGAAACAGCTTTCGCCATCAAGAAATTCAACTGGGATGAAACACATGCCAGGCGAATGTTCAACCTATCAGTTAGTGGCTCATTGTCTGTGTTTAGATACTTCACCTTTGCTGCACCTGGACTGTTTTTAGGTGAATGTTATGCATTGAATAATATAGAGCccctttgtcatcatcatcatcatcatcagcagcagcaattaTTACTCTGCTGCAGGATAAAGGGCTCTTCCAAtatcctccacctctctgtctgatgttcgTAATTATACTAAACCACTCCAGCAAAGCTCTGATTTAATTTGTTCGCCTGATTCTCTTTCTGCCCTGACTTGTACAGCTTCTGGGTTGCTATTCTGTTTCCTAGTCATGATGCTTGCCTCCTGTCTCTACATGTTATATCCAGCACACTTCTTTCCATACTTCTTTGCATCCTAAGCTCTTTTCGTGATCTTGCAAGGCGCCACATTTGTGAACCATGTGTAAGGACCGGCAGGATACACTGATCACATTTCTTTATGCTTTAAGGGGGAGTTGTACGTTGCTGTTCATATTATATTTACCAAAAGAACTCCATTCCATTGctatcctcttttatttatttatttatttatttatttattttttgttggctGGATCTGCACTGTAGTGTTTCATGGCTCATCATAATTTGTTGTTTTAGGAATTGATTATTACcctaatatttatttttctaggaaTATTGAAACTTGATATGTGATAATTTAAGATATTTTAATTACCCTACTTAATAAAGGTGTTACAATAAGGATACCCAAAACTTAATCTCAGTTATGGCCCCAGAAATCAACACTGCTCTCTAGATTCATCACATGCCTGACCATTTCTTTCAAGGTCTTAATGTCATTATACTAAAAGGTCTTATGCTCTCCTTGTACAATAAGCATTTTTTGTTCACCAGGCCAAGAGAATATGGAAGGAGCTCATCGTACGTGAAAATTGCCACCCTTTGTCTTATGCTCTCCTTGTACAATAAGCATTTTTTGTTCACCAGGCCAAGAGAATATGGAAGGAGCTCATCGTACGTGAAAATTGCCACCCTTTTAAGGCCACAGCACTTCTTTGGGTTCAGATTCCCCTGTGGATCTGCATGTCTGTGTCCTTCCGAAACATGGCCTCCATGATGCCTCTACAGGATGCCGGTGGGTGGTTGTGAGGGTGCTAGAcacattctgttttctttttttaacctaATGACATATTTTTAACGGATTGGTATAATAATTAGATCATACAGTGTGGCTACTTTCTGTCTCCTTTATATGGAGTGATGGTGTGGtcattttgttctttttgtcttgttttgtttttgccagTCTCCTTCATTGTTAAAATTAATACTCTTGACATCTAGTATTTAAATCTTACTTTAAGCTCAAGTTAAGCTTCAGCCTTTATAGTCTAGATATtcaacgctactactactactactactactactacgactaataataataataataataataataatttgtctAGGGGATTTGATTTATTCTTCAGGTCCAACATACTTAAATTGGGGGTGAGGTTAACTCTTACATGAGTCTGACTTTTACAGGAGTGCTTACAATACATTTTATTTAACTTTTGCTTATCACATGTGGTTTTTATATTACAGCTGCTCAGATATTATTCCTGGAGCTGAGCACTGGAGGCATAGCATGGATACCAAACCTCACTGATGTGGATCACTCACTTATTCTGCCTGTAGCAATGGGCCTCATCAATCTCGTCATTACAGAGGTAAGAGCTACATTCAGTGAGTGGCCACTATTCCTTTCTGCCACATTAACAAGTGTACATAATTATCTTTTTGTATCAAGTTGCAATAAATAAACTCCAAAAATTCCACGATGTGCCTCCCATATAGTGCTTGCCCCTAGAAACAGCTTGTCACATACACTCCAGGCATTCTACAATCCAAGTCTAACTATCAACTGACGTATTCCTTTCTGCCACATTAACAAGTgtacataattattttttttgtatcaagTTGCAATAAATAAACTCCAAAAATTCCATGATGTGCCTCCCATATAGTGCTTGCCCCTAGAAACAGCTTGTCACATACACTCCAGGCATTCTATAATCCAAGTCTAACTATCAACTGACCTAAGCTTGACAGGATGAATAAAGTTAATTGAAGAAGTATAAGTTGAAATATAGGTTTAAAATGAATAGCTTTGTtgtaaattattattttttatgataGAGGCAGGCCAAGGGCAAACAAATAATGATAGAAAAATGCTTCTTCCATGAAAAGAATGCAGAAGATACTGAAAAACTATCAATTATGGTTAGTGACAATCTCATACATCACAACTCTtaattttgttcttttgtttttttaatcaGGTAAATGTATTGAGCAGAAAACAGGAAACGTCATCCAGAATACAGAAAATAGCTACAAATTTTTTCAGGGTGATTAGTGTGGCCATGATTCCTATTGCAGCCATTGTGCCATCGGTAAGTGTTTGTGACTCAGGAGAAAGCCTTCAAATTTTGGTATGTGGTGTAAAACTcagggttgtttgtttgtttgcatgaAACGTCACAGGCATATGAGAGCGTGGTGACAACAACCATTTTTTCACATATTTGTAAAAGTTGGACCATTGTCAGATCACTTCATTTATTTGCTCACACTTCTTTTAGACTGTTGTGCTCAGTACTTATGTTACTGAACTGAGCTGAAGTGCCATGCCCCAACAGGTAATGGCAATCATAGAAAGGCACTTCtcaatattttttgtgttttgtaacATATCCAGCTGTTTATCCTCTACCAGCTGCTGTTAATTACATACAATTTACTAGTAATTTTCTAACTTCTTAACTTTTCTGCATCAATCTTGGTTGTACACAGGCTATGCATTAATAGCTAacatttcttttttaatattctgtagcacaaaggtaaagttgagggcatacgctaAGCTGTGTGtggactaagggccgctttcacagacgttttgtttgttttgatcgttaccaatggcgctgatcgacgctatagttttccacgtgaaactggcctatggggtagtggcggctgcagaggaagcgagaggcgTTTAGAGTGTggggtaaggtgcggggctaggctaaccccgcagccgccactaccccatcggccagttttaaccggaaatactatagcagcgataacagccattggtaacgatcaaaacaaacaaaacgactgtgataGTGGCCCTTATAGTGTTCACCTCTGtttcattggcccttgagtctgtggtgggtaagaaacACTACCATGGTACACAGGGCAAGTATggcatctgggttaccacagtctaTCTTCCCCAAGTGTTCCTCAAGTATCCATTATCTACCAGTCTGAAAGGGAGAACTGCGAGCTGATTTTCCCAGTTCAGGATCAAATCTGGGGCCACTGATTTATAGATAGACATGCTAACAGATACATCATAGAGGCAGTTATTTAAAATTTGATTCAGGCCCGGCAGTGCAACTTTTTAAATCACTGAACACTGCA of Eriocheir sinensis breed Jianghai 21 chromosome 66, ASM2467909v1, whole genome shotgun sequence contains these proteins:
- the LOC126987810 gene encoding cytochrome c oxidase assembly protein COX18, mitochondrial-like isoform X4: MPSASITTSSAKYIFTKLENLKPEMNRLVKELKGETAFAIKKFNWDETHARRMFNLSAKRIWKELIVRENCHPFKATALLWVQIPLWICMSVSFRNMASMMPLQDAAAQILFLELSTGGIAWIPNLTDVDHSLILPVAMGLINLVITEVNVLSRKQETSSRIQKIATNFFRVISVAMIPIAAIVPSCVVLYWVTSSAYGLAQNLALMHPGLQRVLRLPPVTSQPPNPYQYMWSNLLKKVSRRKVAQD
- the LOC126987810 gene encoding cytochrome c oxidase assembly protein COX18, mitochondrial-like isoform X1, with translation MLLINKAAHAPLAHMKLPPAVFHMHSHTSITLSRSCTISAQKVKSVHISSNYIQSHSLQSRTGTCFYNHASGKYLFTQNTTLQTQRSGVSLIRCYSFAASDRNRTYGGCSRKLLTPTKHQLPVTIPQRHLSLAWVDSLALKQAGWFRALGESQFVASLMEGLQAIHDYSHLPWWSSIILSTILMRAALTFPLAVYQKYIFTKLENLKPEMNRLVKELKGETAFAIKKFNWDETHARRMFNLSAKRIWKELIVRENCHPFKATALLWVQIPLWICMSVSFRNMASMMPLQDAAAQILFLELSTGGIAWIPNLTDVDHSLILPVAMGLINLVITEVNVLSRKQETSSRIQKIATNFFRVISVAMIPIAAIVPSCVVLYWVTSSAYGLAQNLALMHPGLQRVLRLPPVTSQPPNPYQYMWSNLLKKVSRRKVAQD
- the LOC126987810 gene encoding cytochrome c oxidase assembly protein COX18, mitochondrial-like isoform X2 — encoded protein: MLLINKAAHAPLAHMKLPPAVFHMHSHTSITLSRSCTISAQKVKSVHISSNYIQSHSLQSRTGTCFYNHASGKYLFTQNTTLQTQRSGVSLIRCYSFAASDRNRTYGGCSRKLLTPTKHQLPVTIPQRHLSLAWVDSLALKQAGWFRALGESQFVASLMEGLQAIHDYSHLPWWSSIILSTILMRAALTFPLAVYQKYIFTKLENLKPEMNRLVKELKGETAFAIKKFNWDETHARRMFNLSAKRIWKELIVRENCHPFKATALLWVQIPLWICMSVSFRNMASMMPLQDAAAQILFLELSTGGIAWIPNLTDVDHSLILPVAMGLINLVITECVVLYWVTSSAYGLAQNLALMHPGLQRVLRLPPVTSQPPNPYQYMWSNLLKKVSRRKVAQD
- the LOC126987810 gene encoding cytochrome c oxidase assembly protein COX18, mitochondrial-like isoform X3, with amino-acid sequence MEGLQAIHDYSHLPWWSSIILSTILMRAALTFPLAVYQKYIFTKLENLKPEMNRLVKELKGETAFAIKKFNWDETHARRMFNLSAKRIWKELIVRENCHPFKATALLWVQIPLWICMSVSFRNMASMMPLQDAAAQILFLELSTGGIAWIPNLTDVDHSLILPVAMGLINLVITEVNVLSRKQETSSRIQKIATNFFRVISVAMIPIAAIVPSCVVLYWVTSSAYGLAQNLALMHPGLQRVLRLPPVTSQPPNPYQYMWSNLLKKVSRRKVAQD